The following proteins are encoded in a genomic region of Coffea eugenioides isolate CCC68of chromosome 6, Ceug_1.0, whole genome shotgun sequence:
- the LOC113773929 gene encoding disease resistance protein At4g27190-like — MAVEAIRDAIVGKIVEKCIDPIMRQFQYLFCYRSNVETLRNGIKKLEQTRTEVQRLVDAARNNGEEIKPIVTDWLRQAYDLEKEAHTTISDGMETVKVNCFKIVMLPNFKSRYLIGRQAAKRGNDIKEHLREGQFDEVGYFPPLGKMPLSEWTPSFEESLITRMSKKREVIEALKQDKISLLAICGMAGVGKTTLVKQIADQVKFEKLFDRVAFAAVSQNPDMSNVRNQLVERLELKISEQTDLSRAERLYMTLTNSDKRILVILDDIWKEVDFKSLGIPVKGECKSLKVILTSRSSYVCRGMGAEIFEVNVLPKEEAWHLFKEVAEISDDSALIGVAKQVAEECKCLPLAIVVVARALKGNHTPESWDRALRQLKEYTIRELEGDEDLVFSRIKFSYDYLKSAEAKSLLLLCSLFPEDYSIPIECLVRYGKGLELFPDRRRLVDVRDKVDTLIGHLKSSYLLLNDAEKEDSVKLHDVVRDVCLSIASKDEHEFLVSNSGVGEKNSYTAISLISHDSNHDLLPFCKEYPRLRLLRLVFRFGKLNLPRDSFVGMEALRVMELNHSQIEFPLSWPGQMLRSLRTLCLDYCALGTGISSMLGHMMQLEILSLFQSKIVDDRFPAEIAQLSNLKLLDLRVESSIHPLPSGILSSLKKLEELYLGSGDHLQLGRDKEEERRCLKEISSISNLACLQIALYDLNFLLLSLQEFDTRRLSRFHIAVANHRGAMIDISKNYQFRKSFELYNLDGEGLKQVFDPSVTSIVKRTENLTLNLSYSSCLRNLVPNLGENGFINLKRLYLLNGQYECLVDSTANLVAGHVFENLVSMELKFLKLKEICNGFLPPGCFRQLQEVRLRELSALEYLWKGSVKPPSLCNLISIEVEYCHKITTFFSQSALKCLVKLQRIDVYKCENLERIVLSEESLTEEVLVLPQFKALSLRMTKFIGFGPKDDKAVAFFDQVSLPLLEVLEIVDPGDGPEQLIGGKMPSGSLDNLKSMNLVECNSIRCIAKADTVTLLQNLQALYMWYCSGMEFLIDFEGLKIHNTLSKKGFEILPKLESLDLLVCPRLTHIWRNFPEGVRVFQNLRRLHVIGCPLNCLFHPPSVATMLKSLEELQVHGCSEMCGVIGEEDEEVSLEDNAQHHDVGKRGEIALGRTSRELVFPRLNSLWLDDLENLRSFSGSHREDYEFKFPFLTELIIVSCPKLKKFCSGKLNAPLLKKIQTAPRDIKDFEAPVDLKVQIS, encoded by the exons ATGGCCGTGGAAGCTATTCGTGATGCGATTGTGGGGAAAATTGTGGAGAAGTGCATTGATCCAATTATGCGTCAATTTCAGTATTTATTTTGCTATAGAAGCAACGTTGAAACCCTGAGGAATGGCATCAAAAAACTCGAGCAAACGAGAACTGAGGTGCAACGATTGGTAGATGCAGCAAGAAACAATGGtgaagaaattaaaccaattgTTACTGATTGGCTAAGGCAGGCTTATGATCTAGAGAAAGAGGCACATACTACTATTTCTGATGGTATGGAGACTGTTAAGGTGAATTGCTTTAAAATTGTCATGCTTCCAAATTTTAAGTCGCGTTATTTGATAGGCCGACAGGCTGCCAAAAGAGGAAATGATATTAAAGAACATCTCAGAGAGGGCCAATTTGATGAAGTTGGATACTTTCCTCCATTGGGGAAAATGCCATTAAGTGAATGGACCCCATCCTTTGAGGAAAGCCTAATTACTAGGATGTCAAAGAAGAGGGAAGTGATTGAAGCTCTAAAGCAGGATAAAATAAGTTTGCTTGCGATTTGTGGTATGGCCGGCGTAGGCAAGACTACTTTGGTCAAACAAATTGCTGATCAGGTTAAGTTTGAGAAACTGTTTGATCGCGTAGCCTTTGCAGCTGTGTCTCAAAATCCAGACATGAGCAATGTCCGAAATCAACTTGTTGAGCGGTTAGAGCTGAAAATTTCTGAGCAAACTGATCTGTCAAGAGCTGAAAGATTGTATATGACACTAACCAATAGTGACAAGAGAATTCTTGTTATATTGGACGACATTTGGAAAGAAGTCGATTTTAAGAGTCTAGGAATTCCCGTCAAAGGTGAATGCAAGAGCTTAAAAGTCATACTGACGTCTCGATCCTCATATGTTTGTAGGGGGATGGGAGCTGAAATCTTTGAGGTGAATGTCTTGCCTAAAGAAGAAGCATGGCATCTTTTTAAGGAGGTTGCAGAAATTTCAGATGATTCTGCTTTGATTGGTGTTGCAAAGCAAGTTGCAGAGGAATGCAAATGTCTACCTCTTGCAATCGTTGTTGTTGCCCGGGCATTAAAGGGCAATCATACTCCAGAATCTTGGGATCGTGCCCTTCGGCAACTAAAAGAGTACACAATTAGAGAACTAGAAGGAGATGAAGATTTAGTGTTTTCAAGAATTAAGTTTAGCTATGACTATTTAAAAAGCGCTGAAGCTAAGTCATTACTTTTGCTTTGCAGTTTGTTTCCAGAGGATTATAGTATTCCAATCGAATGTTTGGTTAGGTATGGTAAAGGCCTAGAATTGTTCCCAGATAGACGGAGGTTAGTAGATGTAAGAGACAAGGTAGACACGCTTATTGGTCACCTGAAAAGCTCCTATTTGTTGCTAAATGATGCTGAAAAAGAAGACTCTGTAAAACTGCACGATGTCGTGCGAGATGTGTGCTTGTCAATTGCATCAAAAGACGAGCATGAGTTCTTAGTGAGCAATTCTGGAGTGGGAGAAAAGAATTCTTACACGGCAATTTCACTAATATCGCATGATTCCAATCATGATCTACTTCCATTTTGCAAGGAATATCCAAGGCTTAGGCTGTTGCGCTTGGTATTCCGATTTGGGAAATTGAACCTACCAAGAGATTCTTTTGTAGGAATGGAAGCTCTCAGGGTCATGGAATTAAACCACTCGCAAATTGAATTTCCACTGTCATGGCCTGGCCAAATGTTAAGGAGCCTTCGGACACTGTGTCTGGATTATTGTGCATTGGGCACTGGAATCTCATCAATGCTTGGACACATGATGCAATTGGAAATTTTGAGCCTCTTTCAATCCAAAATTGTGGATGATCGGTTTCCGGCTGAAATCGCTCAGTTGAGTAATTtaaagttgttggatttgagggTTGAAAGTAGCATCCATCCCTTACCTAGTGGTATCTTGTCAAGCTTGAAGAAACTAGAAGAATTGTATTTGGGATCTGGTGATCATTTGCAGCTAGGGAGAGAtaaagaagaggaaagaagaTGCCTTAAAGAGATCTCATCAATCTCTAACCTTGCATGTCTCCAAATTGCTTTATATGACCTTAACTTCCTACTTCTATCTTTGCAAGAATTTGATACTCGGAGGCTGTCAAGATTTCACATTGCAGTAGCTAATCATAGAGGAGCAATGATAGATATCAGCAAAAACTATCAATTTCGAAAAAGCTTCGAGCTTTATAATCTTGATGGTGAAGGGTTGAAACAAGTGTTTGATCCTAGTGTTACTAGCATTGTCAAGAGAACTGAGAATCTCACTTTAAATCTTTCTTACTCATCATGCTTGAGGAATCTTGTGCCTAACTTGGGTGAAAATGGGTTTATAAATTTGAAAAGGCTTTATCTGCTCAATGGACAATATGAATGCCTTGTTGATTCTACCGCCAACCTTGTTGCTGGAcatgtttttgaaaatttggtgtccatggagttaaaatttttgaagttgAAAGAAATATGTAACGGATTTCTTCCACCTGGGTGCTTCAGACAACTTCAAGAGGTGAGACTTCGTGAATTAAGTGCTTTAGAGTACTTGTGGAAGGGATCAGTCAAACCTCCGTCGCTTTGCAACCTCATATCTATTGAGGTAGAGTATTGTCATAAAATTACAACTTTCTTCTCGCAATCAGCACTGAAATGTCTAGTGAAACTCCAAAGGATAGACGTATATAAATGTGAAAATTTGGAGAGAATTGTTCTGAGTGAGGAAAGTCTGACAGAGGAAGTGCTTGTACTACCCCAATTCAAAGCGTTAAGCTTACGCATGACAAAATTTATTGGTTTTGGCCCTAAAGATGATAAAGCCGTGGCTTTCTTTGACCAG GTTTCACTCCCCCTCTTGGAAGTACTAGAGATTGTTGATCCTGGTGATGGCCCCGAACAACTAATAGGAGGGAAAATGCCTAGTGGGTCCCTCGACAACTTAAAATCCATGAACCTTGTTGAATGTAACTCTATCCGATGCATTGCCAAAGCAGATACGGTTACATTGTTACAAAACTTGCAAGCACTTTACATGTGGTATTGTAGTGGGATGGAATTTCTTATTGACTTTGAGGGTCTAAAAATTCATAATACGCTATCAAAAAAGGGATTTGAAATTCTCCCCAAACTTGAGTCACTGGACTTGCTTGTCTGTCCAAGATTAACCCACATTTGGAGAAATTTTCCTGAAGGGGTTCGAGTATTCCAAAACTTAAGAAGGCTACATGTGATCGGGTGCCCTTTAAACTGTTTGTTTCATCCTCCTAGTGTGGCTACCATGCTCAAAAGTCTTGAAGAACTACAAGTTCATGGGTGCTCGGAAATGTGTGGAGTTATAGGTGAGGAAGATGAAGAGGTCAGCCTAGAAGATAATGCTCAGCATCATGATGTTGGAAAACGTGGAGAAATTGCACTGGGAAGAACCAGCAGGGAGTTGGTGTTTCCTAGATTAAACTCTTTGTGGTTGGACGACCTTGAGAATCTTCGAAGCTTTAGTGGTAGTCATCGGGAGGATTATGAGTTTAAATTTCCCTTCCTCACTGAGTTGATCATAGTGAGTTGCCCAaagttgaagaaattttgtTCGGGAAAGTTGAATGCACCATTGCTTAAGAAAATCCAAACAGCACCTAGAGATATAAAGGATTTTGAAGCTCCCGTGGATTTAAAGGTACAAATTTCCTAA